The genomic window CTAAAAAACACAATACATTTTTCCCAAGGTTTAAGTATTGAACAACACCATAAAATCAAATATTTCGTTTTAATGGATTGTTGTGGAGTTATGTATTgtatttttggatttttcttcttctagttaaactttgattaacgtaaattattttaatattatttgacctataaatTTAGCCCATAATTAGACCCTTTTTTCCATCCTAGAAAGATAATCTATTACTtatttaggtattagcttttacaagcttctAGAAAAGTTTGTGTCTACATTTTGAACGTTCTTATTTCGAGTTTCGGGATTTAGTTTTATCTCAATCTTTTGTACTGTTCGTTTTTGtcgttttagtgaaattatctttacccgtaatttttccacataaaatatttgtgttcaattttttcaatttcttcattattttacttGTCTGTTGCTTAACTAGGTTTATCCCCAACAATTCTTAAAgttcaagtttttaattttttaaaaaatgttttttttgtaGACAAAAAAGCTAAATACATTTAGCTATAAGAGGAACTATATCTAACACCAACACTATCTTATAGAATCTCCATCTCAATCATCTTGGGAGAACATTGTTCATTTCTTTCTAATGCTGCTATGGCATCGACAGCCATATTTATTGTACGTGGAGTAAACATCACCTTCATTTATCAATCCTTTGCTGACACCTCTCTAACCATCCATGTATTAACATACTTATGTcctaacatttttagaacttattataattcatattcatatcGTGTCGTATTTATGAATttctaattaataattaacaaGGGTTAATTTTGGTAGCCAGTTTCAACAGGCCACTAAAAAACTTGATAGATTGTAGAGAATTTATGGCCGAATATCTCGTAGAAAACTGTTTTTTGTAATTATGtaccttaaaaaaattaatttcccaataggaaaaaagaagaaggccATCTCTCCCTTCACAACCACTGTAATTCTTTgatttcatttcatataatcatataAGAAGGGATCAAattccttttttctctttttgttctTTGATAGGTTGGTAAAAAATTTATCATTGTTAAGCATGCAAAACAACAATCTTGACGTTCAATGGAAATTAATAACGTAGCCTATATTAGGATCaaagaagaagaaacagaacTCGAACCCGAGAAACAACGaaaagaagaagaggaggaagaagaagaagaaaattcttGTAGCTCCGAGGTCGAGTTTCCCTTACAGGAAGAACCTTTACCTCAAATCCTTACCAATGAGAAACGGTCGAATCGCTTGTTCAAGTTCATCGCCATTGGCATCCCTTCAGCCATTTTGGTCATAGTTGCAATTAAATGGGTTGGACCCTTTGTGTTGAAAAAGGTACCTAATTAAAACcccaaatttattttcatgaTGGGATTATAGACATTGAGATTTGGATATAAAAACCATCTTTTAAAGATGATAGTTGTTGATGTGTTTCTGGTGAAGGTGACACAAAACCAGATATCTTTTAAAGGTGATTGTTGTTGACGAACTAGGCTGGAGCTTATGCTTTTGCTAGCTTTGGGACATTGTTCGATACTTAAATCATCACAACCCCACCATGGAGTATTCTTGTAGGGTTGCTTGAGGGTTTGCAGACTATTTATAAGCTTGGTTGTTTATTTATGGTGTCAAGCTTTTTGATAGTTAACTTTGTTGATATTTTGACATATCAATTGTATAAACCAATTGGACTGATACGAATGGTTTATGTTGTTACATGGTGATGGCAGGTGATTGTCCCTGCTTTACAATGGGAGGCCCATGCATTCAGCACAACCGAGAGAATACTTGTAATCGTAACTTCATTAGCTCTATTTCCAACTCTATGTTTGCCATCCGCACCTTCAATGTGGATGGCTGGAATGGCTTATGGATACATTAAAGGGCTGCTAATAGTCATGACGGGGGTTTCTCTTGGTGTGTCATTGCCTTTTTTTGTTGGTTCTATGTTTCACACCAAAATTCAAGTGAGTTTTGTGTTTATCATCTATGAATTTATCTTGTTTAAGTAAATATTTAGTGTTAGAATCAATCATAATTACGAAAAGTTTTATTCGAAGGTATTCATGGATTGAACCAGATCGTAACTCAATTTTTAAAGCTTTTTCAAGCTTGTGCCCAAGCTCAACTTATCCAAATAGGCTAAGGGTCCCATTGGATGGGCAATGCGTAAAAACAACGGTGGCGATGAGATTAGATATTATAGCGATACTGTagcatgagaaaaaaaaatttaaacgcAGATAAATGCCCATCTAAAGGAGTCcaataaaatataaagactaaaatcTCAAACTTGAATATTAATAGAAGGACCAAAACTATAATTcggttttttttacttttaataaatgtttatttaatattttgtgatttttctcTTGTGGTTATAACATAGCGACTATTAGGGAAATATCCGAAGGAAGCTTCAATACTAAGACTTGCGGGAGAAGGTAACTTGCTTCATCAATTTCGAACAGTGACGTTGATTAGGATCAGTCCATTGCCGTACATTATGTTTAACTACGCCGCCGTGGCGACCAACGTCCGCTACATCCCGTACATGATGGGGACTTGGATGGGGATGTTGCCTGAAGTTTTTATTGCACTTTACAGGTTAGAAAATCCTACCTTGGTTAAAATAGATTAAGTCGgtggtttataatttataattttcataattagaggtgttcatgatTAAATCGAAGCTAACCGAAGTTTGGTTTCAACCCAAGCTCAACTCACTTAAGCCCGCCCAAATAGTTTGATTTagtattcaaaaaataattaattttttagttaatttagttgtaaaaatataagtattatataatatttttattatttctaaataGTAAAGAGGGTCAAGTCAAGTCAGTTAAGGTTTAAAAACATAAACCCAAGCCCAGTCCAAAACGGGTCAGATCACTCGACCCATGAACATCTCTATTAAAAAATTACAGTTGAACTGGCAAATTTTTCcaacttttaaatataataatatataaaaatgtataaaatttcaaccaaaacTTAAGtcactttttatttgaaaaatcaatTTATTCGACTCACGGGATCGATCCGATTAATATTAAATTGGTTTGATTAATAGATTAAGCCCTAAATTGGTCGATTAAATTGATTTTTCGATTTTTAACCAAACATTATTTACTTGCTCtaactaatattattttaatggtttttaatCGTTTGATTCTTTTTTTCAGTGGGATTTTGATACGATCTTTTGCTGAGGCAACACAAGACAAAAGGAGTCTTACTCCAAGACAGATAATATACAACGTCGTTGGATTCTGTGCATCTGTGACAGCAACGATTTTCATTGGCATCCGTACCAAGAAGCGACTCGACCGACTACAAGAGGAAGAATTAGTTCAAGTGCACGAGGAGCCTGAATAGACTATATTTTTTAATACAAGTTGGAGCTTGAAGAAGCTGTGAATGATATAATTAGGAAAACCAAAATagaatacatatataaatatatagttcATTGGATTCAACCCTAGTGAAAAGAATGAAGTGCAATGGAAGATTATAATCAGCTCATCTCAATTTCATGATTTCAATGaaaatgatttgatttgatttgatttgatattgtgatttttggaagAATGATATAGGTTTTTATTGTTCTCATGAGAAAAAAAGAGCAAAAGTTTATATTAAGGTTTATGTGATTTAGATAAATATTGaaagaataaatatttttcattttgattgatGCATAATATCATGAAACATATTTTCtatatttggataaaaattaattaagattgTGTCTATTTTAAATGTCAACTGATATTAAAgattatttttttgtgaaaataaaatggaTACAAATGTAATTATCCTAGGTCCTCAAAGGAGAATCCTCAAACAATCTTAAATCACGTCTTTTGTCCTAAACCATCTTGACAATATTATCAGTAATTGTGTTTTCTTCTTGGAGAATATGTCGGATTTTTCACTGTTTGACCATTGGCAAGGTTTTTCATATTCTTCTGATAAGAGTAAAATTAGAGTTACCAGCCGAATCATCCTAAATGACCTTAGTTGCTTCAAGACTAtccttttgaattaaaaccattTTGTCCCTCTTACCTACGATGAGCTTCAACCCATCCAAAATACCCCAAAATTCCGCCTTCGTCACTGTACAGTTTCCCAAGTATCTGGAAAACCCAATGATCCATCTACCATCTTGGTATCGCACCAAACCCCCGGCTGCAGCAAAACCTTCATCATGTCTAACCGAACCATCTTTGTTTAGGCATACCCAAGTTTTATCTATGCATGAACGAGTGGGAGAGCTTTTGGTAATGTGAGGTGATACCTTCAATGCTGAAGTATATTGCCTTACCCAGTTGAAGTATATtgagatttttagtattattatacCATCGAGTTGAATTTAATCTCATTTAATGATTCTAAGCTCATTAACCTTTAGGAAAGTCACATATGACCCATTCTCGAGGCTCACTAACCTCAAGAAAAAATATATTCGGCATGCACCTTAAGTCAAGTTTAAAATTGGACTTTACAAGAAAATCACCATAAGACCCTAAGGGTGAGTTTGAATGGGCGGAGCATTTActtgtggttagtgtaaaaatagcagtggcggtgagattaaatactaTAGCGATACTAtagcatgagacaaaaagtaaattaaacgTACAACACCACATCCAATCACCCATCTAAACCCACCCTAAGTCAACCACCACTTTACTTCTTTCTCCTCAGTTGtacttacctttttctttttcatacttTTCGGATATATGATCGgtctattgttttttttttcttcagctACGCCATCAAGTAATGTTAAGATAAGATCTTTAGCTTGTAGATAGAGTCTAGTGAATCATTTTGATCGGTGGTCTTACTATCATTGTTGTTTGGATGCTTTCTCTCTCCCCTTGGTACGCCTCCTAGGAAAATTTATtggaatcaaattgaattgacaACTATACTAAAAAtcaattgaaatttcttttataaatttttagtaaaaagattccaaaaatacttttaaaccattactaaaaagaaattgaaaagtggGGCCCACCACAATAATCTTTCCACGTGGGCTAACAGTCAAATCCTGACTATTTCCCACTTCCCATCgccaattaaattataatataaatatattcttttatggagtaataaatttaatatttttaatttaaaattttattcaaatcatatcaatttctaaataaaaatatttttttccattaaTCGTAATATAACCCaattaaatttaacaaaactggatccaatttaaataaaaataaagcgttacaaaatttataaataaagatTCAAAAATCCTtaacatcaaaaataaataaataaacgaacactaagaaaatgtaattaaacaaaaataaaagagaaaaaaataacaagGTTCCAGTATTCTTCTTCAGACCCATATGGTCGCCGGAGGCGGCGCCGTCGAGCTATCACCGTTTATCCCATAAATTGAAAcccaaatacatttaaaaaagaagaagaagcaaactGTAATGAAAATAAGCAAAATAGCAAACccaaaaaagaacaaattaacaTAGTGAATAACCGACAATGGCCAACACAGTGAATATAACAGTGGGACTCACGTGACCGGCAGCATTATCGGAGGTGCTGTTCTCCGACGAACCAGCCGGCGAATCAGCTGGAGATCCGGCGGGAGTGTCGGTTGGTGGAGCTGGTGGTGAAGCGGCTAATGGCGATGGTGCTTCGGATAATGGAGAAGGTGTCGGTGAAGGTGAAGAAACTGGTTCAGGAGCAGGTGCTGGCGACGGTGACTTTCCGAACAACTCGGAGGGTAACAAAACATTGTCGACGGTGAATATCACGACCGGTGGGGAGTCAAAAACTGCTTCAGCGACTCTAGATGGACTGATTCCAGTATGAAGCGTGACGGAATCACCGGCGGCGGTGACCGTCAAATCGAACTTCCCGGCACCTCTAGTAGCCAATGTAGTAATCGGATCTTTCGTCGTCTTTAAAGTCCCCTTTGGTTTATAATCCGGCGAGGCATGGTATTCTAACAGCGAAACTTGATCGGCATTGGTCAACTTACTCAGATCAGGTACACCGTCGGCTTTAAAAGCTTCATCGGACGGGGCAAAAATAGTCAACCCTTTATCAAGCGCCGCTTCATAAGTCTTCAACACACCACTACTGGTAAGCAAATTAGCAAACGTCTTACAACCAGCTTTCTCAAGTAAGCCGGTAATGTTAACACCGGAAGCCGACGGTGCAGGAGCTGATAAAACACCGGGAGCAATAATCGGCGCACTGATCTCCAGTATAGAAATATTATACGGTACCTGTTTAACAGACTTAGTATAAGACGAATCAAGTTTAGACCCAGGAACGGCTGACCCAAACCCGACTTTCCCACCTTGTAGATCGGTGATATTAACGAAACCCAGATTTCCGGGAGCATTTCCGGTGGTTTGGTAAAGAGTAGTAGTAAGTGTAGTACCATCGGAGATTTTATGGAGTTTTTGTGGGTCATAATAATCTAAAAGAACATGAAGCCTAAGGATGTTTTCAACGACGGAAAGTGGGTGTTTAGCAGTGAGAGCAGACATAGCTCCATTGTTAAGAACAAGACAAGTGATGGTTTGTCGAGTGTTGATCTCATCGGCGAGCTTGGTTTTAGTGAGGAAATCGTTGTAAACGGAGTAATCAGGGAAACCTTCGAGTATGGCGGTGATGTTGTGAGCATTGACGGCGACGGCGAGTAAAGAGAGGGTTAAAAGGGTAAGGTCTATCCGGCGAAATGTGGGCGTCGCCATTGTTGAAGACAGTGTGGGAGTGAAGTGAAAAATTAGTAGCAGTGTGGAAGAAGAAAAAAGGGtggttaataaaaaataaataaaagaaaagaaaaacgaaGATGGGTTAGGATTTTTAACTATGGTTGAGTTATTTTAACTATGGTTTGGTTAATTGTTGGAAGGAAAAATTGGGGCCACGTGAATGGCACCTGGACACAGCTGGAAAATATAAAGGGGTTCTGTGGGTGAAATGCTTCCGTATTTGGTTTCCCTTTCCTTTGGGGTTAATTGCACTAGACATCCCTAAACTATAACTTATTCtaaattggtacctaaacttcAAAGCATTTTAATAATATCCTCAAACTATCAATATTATATCAATCaggtattttttattaaatttgttaaatggCACATCAAACTTATGTcgctaaatttaaaataaaaatttttaaaaagtaaaatattgtcgcatagaaaaaactaaaaaaaaagaatgataaaacttttgtaaaagctttgaaaatctaaaaattaatatttttaaaacatctaTTTTTTTGCATATGCCGCATATGATTTTATGTgtcatttaacaattaaattaatgattttagcaatgaaaggacctaattgatataacCTCGATAATTTAGGGATGTAATTAGAAGGATTTGAAGTttaaggaccaatttaaaatgaatgtCATAGTTTGGGGGTGTTTGGTGCAACtaactctttctttttctaataCATTTCATTTCTGTTTTATGGTTTATGTTCGGGTTCGTTGCTTTTCCTTTCAATGGTGTTATCATCAAAATTCGAACATGCATTCTCTCATTAAGAATGTAATTTATCTTATAATTGCACCCAACCTTTGTAGGTTTCAAATTAGGGTTTTCTCTTTTGTGGGTTGTGAATTGACAATAATGGATTTAGTTAATCTAAATCGTTTCGAGTATTTTCGAGTTTGAGTCATTTTGGATTTCAGTTGCTTCGTGGTTAAACCATTTTGAATTCAGattatttgttaactttgctgacgtGAGACACGCATGGACTGCCACGTGGATGtcacattaacaattaattattttttaaaaatttaaaaatatataaattagttttaaaatttaaaacaattaaaattataaaaaaataattttatatttaaaaaataattactgaCCTGACATATATGTGGCATACATTTGAAATCCCCaaatgaaaatgattttatatattaattcgaTTTAACTaagcatatttttaattttgctttCAATTTTCGATTTAATCGAtccaaacaattaaataaattttgatttttttattatatatcacAAGTTTACAGTTGAATGTCTGATTTCTAATTCAACCAACCTAATTTAGGTCAATGATATTTAATTTAAactgattaaaatattaatttaaaaaataatattgaaccGATTGAATCAAGAATACTTAACTGatttaatcattatttctatTCTAAAAACATTGATCCAATTCGAGAAAGACACCCCCACATTATTTTAGAAGATGATTTCGGGTTGTGTTTGCGAGCCACGTATCTCAATCATGACTAGGGTTGCCTAGGACCCATAAGGTCCAACAAAGTTTCGCATTGATTAAATGTATAATGTCCTTATAAAATTCTTATGGGGTTGGAAAACCGACATACCAAAATTGGTttattataatgataaattttattgaatgtgAGGATCATTATTTAATCATTGAGTTACTCAGATTTACTTGTTTTGACTAGTTTTGTAGTTTAGTTGGTGAACTTCCTTTTGTGTTAATATtcctttaattattttagttcgattgatatatatatatattgttatcaATACGAGAGGATATAAGTTTAAGTACGCTGAaacgcattattctcctatttatgggttggggagggactatgggtagttctaagtATGGTGTCAAAAAGAgtagatatgatcagaacctataataagattattcaaaaaaaagtttgttttttattttgtataattaagATGTTTAGGTCCTCAGTTTATTATGCGTATATGTCATGTGTGGATTTCGTCCGATTCTTCGTCTGTTGTGTTTTTATATTGGTTGGTTTGattatattttgtaattatttgtaCTTGTATTGTATCTCTGACTGCATTATATTATAGTAAAAACACCTCTTCGATTCTTCTTAATTTCAATATTGAGTAAATTGGTTTCTCTCAAAAAAATTAGAGCAATTTAGTCACTATTAATttcaaaagtgagcaactaaggacaattaatcatggTGTATTTTCCATCAAGTGTACATagttttgattgatataataacaattttagcccTTGATGTTTATGTATTCTATGTAAATGCTGCtgaataaatttgttaaattaggaccaaattgatagaatatgtaagctttgagggctaaatttattattatattgataaaaatgtacatttataataataacactttttaaaaaaaataattaattgcatCAAAACTTTAATGATAATTTCATTCCATACAGCTTGTAGTGTACCCCACACCAATTCCCATATCCCCTCCACCCATAATCTCCAGATTCTCccttttgctattttatttttctattttggtccATCATTATGTGCTCTCCATGTCCAATATTTTAGATTTGAttaatctaaattaaatatttacatgccggtcatttaactttaaaaatttataaaatagtcattgaactattcgaatTTTTCAATTAAGTCATTAAGATGTTAAATAGTATGTTGTATGGCCTTCTCTCTCCTCTCTTctacaattcattttttttcatgaaataactttgaacGTCACGaatttacaaaccaaaatttaaatCTCCAACATTGACTGTCAGATCAACTTAGATATAaaatatgttcttctactcatcgaTAAATATTGATCCATCATACTTTTACCTTAAATCctatatatatcatatttaaatcCAAAGTCTCAAAAAAGATGAAGCAGCCTACATGGATTACCAAAAATTTTAACACATGATGAGTTGAAATTCCCCTTTATGCTATATCGTGCATTTAATTTCATGTAATTTTCTTTAAATAATCAATTACCAACTATATGGAAAACATtccatatataatatttatataattggtTTTCTTAAAAGGAAAATTATTCTAATTGATTGATTAAAGATAAactattaatcaatttaattataaataaaataaaataaaaactcaatCACAGGAGTTAGGTGAGACGATAAGGGTCTCTCTCACTTTAACCAGTGATCGAGGGTTCGATCATCGTCCTATGTATGGAGCAATGTTAAAAGTTGTGGTCAGCATTTACCCCCTTAATGGACCTACAGAATGCGAAgagtttgtaaaataaaaaatttcgaaTATCATATATCTAATTTCTCGAATCCTAAACCCCAATTTCATATCTCAATATTAGTTAAATACAatgtttaatttagttttatgtGAGTA from Gossypium hirsutum isolate 1008001.06 chromosome D12, Gossypium_hirsutum_v2.1, whole genome shotgun sequence includes these protein-coding regions:
- the LOC121224107 gene encoding uncharacterized protein; translation: MEINNVAYIRIKEEETELEPEKQRKEEEEEEEEENSCSSEVEFPLQEEPLPQILTNEKRSNRLFKFIAIGIPSAILVIVAIKWVGPFVLKKVIVPALQWEAHAFSTTERILVIVTSLALFPTLCLPSAPSMWMAGMAYGYIKGLLIVMTGVSLGVSLPFFVGSMFHTKIQRLLGKYPKEASILRLAGEGNLLHQFRTVTLIRISPLPYIMFNYAAVATNVRYIPYMMGTWMGMLPEVFIALYSGILIRSFAEATQDKRSLTPRQIIYNVVGFCASVTATIFIGIRTKKRLDRLQEEELVQVHEEPE
- the LOC121202826 gene encoding fasciclin-like arabinogalactan protein 8, with translation MATPTFRRIDLTLLTLSLLAVAVNAHNITAILEGFPDYSVYNDFLTKTKLADEINTRQTITCLVLNNGAMSALTAKHPLSVVENILRLHVLLDYYDPQKLHKISDGTTLTTTLYQTTGNAPGNLGFVNITDLQGGKVGFGSAVPGSKLDSSYTKSVKQVPYNISILEISAPIIAPGVLSAPAPSASGVNITGLLEKAGCKTFANLLTSSGVLKTYEAALDKGLTIFAPSDEAFKADGVPDLSKLTNADQVSLLEYHASPDYKPKGTLKTTKDPITTLATRGAGKFDLTVTAAGDSVTLHTGISPSRVAEAVFDSPPVVIFTVDNVLLPSELFGKSPSPAPAPEPVSSPSPTPSPLSEAPSPLAASPPAPPTDTPAGSPADSPAGSSENSTSDNAAGHVSPTVIFTVLAIVGYSLC